AGATACGGGTCATAAGCCGTAAAGCACGGCAGACCATGAGTGAATAAATATGAAAAAAACAGCAGCCATCATCGGCGCGGGCATTGCGGGCATCGCCTCCGCTGTTCGTTTGGCCAACCAAGGATACGACGTTCATGTATTTGAAGCCAACAGCTACCCGGGCGGGAAGTTATCGAGCTTTGAGGTCAAAGGCTATCGTTTTGACGCCGGTCCGTCGCTGTTTACGATGCCGCACCTAGTGGACGAACTCTTCCGGCTCTCGGGCAAAGATCCGCAGGCGTATTTTGACTACATTCGGTTGGATGAAGTGTGCCGTTATTTTTGGGATGACGGCGTTCGCCTGACCGCCCAAGCCGACCGACAGGCATTTGCGCGGGAAATGGAAGAGAAATTGGGTGAACCGGCCGCGCACGTTTTGGCCTATTTACAGGACAGCGCCGTCAAGTACAACGTTACCGAAAAACTGTTTCTGCATCGCTCGCTGCATAAGCTCGGTACCTATTTCAACCGCGATGCCTTCAAAGGCTACGCCAATATGCACCGTTTGGACGCATTTACGACCATGAACCGCGCCAACGAACGACGCTTTCAACAGCCGCGCGTGGTACAGCTTTTCAACCGGTATGCCACCTACAACGGCTCAGACCCCTACCAAACGCCCGCGACGATGAACATCATTCCGCATTTGGAATACAATATCGGGGCCTTCTTTCCCAAAAAAGGAATGGTGGACATCACGGAAAGTTTGGTCAAATTGGCCGAAGATCTGGGCGTGAAATTCTACTTCAATACCAAAGTGGCAAAAATAGAAACGTCAGAAAACCGGGTGACAGGTTTAACCTTTGAACCCACCGCTGACCGCAGCGGCAGACGCTCCTCATTTCTCGCTCCTCGCTCCTTTGACATTGTCGTCTCCAACATGGATGTGGTGAATACCTTCCGTAAACTACTTCCCGATGCCAAACAGCCCGAACGCATCCTGCGGCAGCCCAAGTCGAGTTCAGCCCTGATCTTTTATTGGGGGGTGAAAAAAAGTTTTTCGGAATTGGGCCTGCACAACATCTTGTTTTCAAACGATTATCGGGCTGAATTTGAGCATCTGTTCCACCAAAAAACGATGTACTCCGACCCGACCGTTTACCTCAATATTACCTCCAAACACAAACCCGATGATGCACCCGATGGCGGTGAGAATTGGTTCATTCTGGTCAATGCGCCCAACAATGAAGGACAGGACTGGGAAGCGCTGATTGCGCAATCCCGTAAAGACGTGATGAAAAAAGTATCGAAAACATTGGGCGTAAACATCGCTGACCATATTGAATGCGAAGAGATTTTGGACCCGCGCAGCATTGAGTCCAAAACCTCAAGCTCGCAGGGGGCACTGTACGGCAACAGCTCCAATAATCGTTTTGCGGCTTTTTTGCGCCATGCCAATTTCTCCCGGGAGTTTAAAAACCTTTACTTTGTGGGGGGCAGCGTTCATCCCGGCGGTGGTATCCCTTTGGCGATCCTGTCGGCTAAGATTGCAACCGATTTGATTGATTCTTAGGGTTTTTGTTGTAGTGGCATTGTTTTGGGTGTGATTTTTGCTGTTAAAAATAGGGTGAAGGGTTTTTGTTAACCACAGAGGTGCTAAGTGACGCAGAGGGGTGGTTTGATTCTAAAATAAATGCGACACCGTATTCATTTGAAAGAGTTATTACACAAAAAAATAAGAGATAAGAGATACACGAAAATGCTCTCCGTGTACCTCTGTTTCTGCGTGGTTTTTCATTCAACAATTGTATTTGCACAGCAATTGCCTCAATACTCCCAATACCTCCAAAACAACTTCCTGCTCAATCCCGCCCTGGCGGGCATTGAAAGCTATGCCGACGCCAAAATGAGCTATCGTCAGCAATGGGCGGGCTTGGAGGATGCTCCGCGTACCCTGTACATGACGGCCCATTTACCCATCGGCAATCCTGATTTTGAGATAGCGCCCGCGTCGCCGAGGTTCAGCTACGGGCGTCAGCGGGAACCGGTGCTGCCGGCGGCGCACGGCGGAGCAGGCGTTTCGCTCATTCGTGACCAAACGGGCCCCTGGACGCGGTTTTCGATGAGTGTCTCGGGAGCATATCATTATCCGTTGAACGAAGAGTGGCAGGTCAGCGCGGGGCTTGCGGCAGGAATCACGCAGCACACGCTGGATTTTGACCGTATTCGATTGGCCAACCCATTGGACCCCGTCGCAGCGGTGGGGAAGGTCAATACCTTTCGCCCCGATCTGCACGCGGGAGTGTGGGTGTATTCGACCGATTTCTTTGGAGGGTTTTCCGTGCAGCAGTTGTTAGGGGCCAAACTGCGATTTCGTTCTTCCGGTTACGATTGGCAGGGCCAACTCGTCCCTCATTTTTTTCTCACGGCCGGCTATCGGCTGCCCATTACCGACGAATGGGACTTTACGCCCTCGGTACTGTTTAAAAAGTCTTCAAAAGCGCCTGTCTCTTGGGATTTAAACTTCAAATTCAGTTACCTGAATCAGCTTTGGTTTGGGCTTGCGTATCGGAAAAGCGATGCTTTTTTGGGATGGGTCGGTACACGGGTAGCGCAGAAGTTTTCGGTCAGCTATACGTATGAGTACGTCCTTTCTTCTCTCCAATCCCGTACGTCGGGCTCCCATGAGATCACACTGGGGCTTACTCTCGGTAGCGGAGAGCATTATTCGTCACCTAGAAGTTTTTGGTAAATTGTTTCTAAAAAATGATGCGTTCTTAACCAAGTAGAAGTTATTTGTGTTGATACAGTTACGTTTACGTATTTTAGCTGTTCAACCAAAAATCAATCAATGAAGGCCGCCATCATTCAGGAAATCAACCAACCCGTTTCCATTCAGGACGTAGAGAAACCGCAGGCAGGAGCCGGCGAAGTTATCGTTCAACTCAAAGCCGCGGCCCTCAATCACCGGGATGTGTTTGTCCAACAGGGAAAATACCCGGGCATGAAGCTGCCCGTCATCATTGGCTCCGATGGGTCGGGAGTGGTGGCCGAAATCGGAGAAGGGGT
Above is a window of Runella slithyformis DSM 19594 DNA encoding:
- the crtD gene encoding 1-hydroxycarotenoid 3,4-desaturase CrtD, with translation MKKTAAIIGAGIAGIASAVRLANQGYDVHVFEANSYPGGKLSSFEVKGYRFDAGPSLFTMPHLVDELFRLSGKDPQAYFDYIRLDEVCRYFWDDGVRLTAQADRQAFAREMEEKLGEPAAHVLAYLQDSAVKYNVTEKLFLHRSLHKLGTYFNRDAFKGYANMHRLDAFTTMNRANERRFQQPRVVQLFNRYATYNGSDPYQTPATMNIIPHLEYNIGAFFPKKGMVDITESLVKLAEDLGVKFYFNTKVAKIETSENRVTGLTFEPTADRSGRRSSFLAPRSFDIVVSNMDVVNTFRKLLPDAKQPERILRQPKSSSALIFYWGVKKSFSELGLHNILFSNDYRAEFEHLFHQKTMYSDPTVYLNITSKHKPDDAPDGGENWFILVNAPNNEGQDWEALIAQSRKDVMKKVSKTLGVNIADHIECEEILDPRSIESKTSSSQGALYGNSSNNRFAAFLRHANFSREFKNLYFVGGSVHPGGGIPLAILSAKIATDLIDS
- a CDS encoding PorP/SprF family type IX secretion system membrane protein; translation: MLSVYLCFCVVFHSTIVFAQQLPQYSQYLQNNFLLNPALAGIESYADAKMSYRQQWAGLEDAPRTLYMTAHLPIGNPDFEIAPASPRFSYGRQREPVLPAAHGGAGVSLIRDQTGPWTRFSMSVSGAYHYPLNEEWQVSAGLAAGITQHTLDFDRIRLANPLDPVAAVGKVNTFRPDLHAGVWVYSTDFFGGFSVQQLLGAKLRFRSSGYDWQGQLVPHFFLTAGYRLPITDEWDFTPSVLFKKSSKAPVSWDLNFKFSYLNQLWFGLAYRKSDAFLGWVGTRVAQKFSVSYTYEYVLSSLQSRTSGSHEITLGLTLGSGEHYSSPRSFW